One region of Bosea sp. 29B genomic DNA includes:
- a CDS encoding SemiSWEET transporter: MSTAAIEALGFCAALLTTFCWLPQAWQTIKTRDTSGISLWTQALFATGIVLWLAYGVLIASWPLIGANTVTLALVLIILTMKLRYG; the protein is encoded by the coding sequence ATGTCCACCGCCGCCATCGAAGCGCTCGGCTTCTGCGCCGCCCTGCTGACCACCTTCTGCTGGCTGCCGCAGGCCTGGCAGACGATCAAGACGCGCGACACCAGCGGCATCTCGCTGTGGACGCAGGCGCTGTTCGCCACCGGCATCGTGCTCTGGCTGGCCTATGGCGTGCTGATCGCCTCCTGGCCGCTGATCGGCGCCAATACGGTGACGCTCGCGCTGGTGCTGATCATCCTGACGATGAAACTGCGCTACGGCTAA
- a CDS encoding DMT family protein: MPALSTAHLLPIGMLIGSNVFMTFAWYGHLSYKSTAIWLAILASWMIALPEYMLAVPANRIGSGVYSAAELKTMQEVITLCVFAGFSVFWLKEQLTWNHAIGFALIAAGAFFIFHAKA, from the coding sequence ATGCCAGCTCTCAGCACCGCTCATCTCTTGCCGATCGGCATGCTGATCGGCTCGAACGTCTTCATGACCTTCGCCTGGTACGGCCACCTCTCCTACAAGAGCACGGCGATCTGGCTGGCGATCCTGGCAAGCTGGATGATCGCCCTGCCGGAATACATGCTCGCCGTCCCGGCCAACCGCATCGGCTCCGGCGTCTATTCGGCGGCCGAGCTGAAGACGATGCAGGAGGTGATCACGCTTTGCGTCTTCGCCGGTTTCTCGGTGTTCTGGCTGAAAGAGCAATTGACCTGGAACCATGCCATCGGCTTTGCGCTGATCGCAGCCGGCGCCTTCTTCATCTTCCATGCCAAGGCCTGA
- a CDS encoding lytic murein transglycosylase has translation MRTLILALPLVLAAATAARADFDSCVAGLRSAAATKGVSGATFDRAMAGVTPDMKVIEAMNNQPEFKTPIWDYLGTLVDDEKVAEGRSMMRQHASTLAAAEQRFGVDRHTIAAVWGVESDFGKARGKMPLVQALSTGACLAPRRNAFFKGELIATLQIIQRGDVRPERLFGSWAGAFGHTQFIPSTYLRLAVDGDGDGRRDLVDSIPDALHSTANFMAKAGWVTGATWGYEVRVPGGYSGPTGRNPKQPVSSWAARGIVKFDGSALSGSGNAGLLMPAGRNGPAFLVFKNYDAAYSYNGADSYALAISLLSDRLRGRPGVQGDWPTDDLPLSREQRRELQRLLTQRGYNVGEPDGAVGALTRAAIKEIEAKIGMPQTGRPGEKVLRALKGGRV, from the coding sequence ATGCGCACATTGATCCTGGCCTTGCCTCTCGTCCTCGCCGCCGCGACCGCGGCCCGGGCCGATTTCGACTCGTGCGTCGCCGGCCTGCGCTCGGCGGCCGCGACCAAGGGCGTCTCCGGCGCCACCTTCGATCGCGCCATGGCGGGCGTTACGCCCGACATGAAGGTGATCGAGGCGATGAACAACCAGCCGGAGTTCAAGACGCCGATCTGGGACTATCTCGGCACGCTGGTCGACGATGAGAAGGTCGCCGAAGGGCGCTCGATGATGCGCCAGCACGCATCGACCCTCGCCGCCGCCGAGCAGCGCTTCGGTGTCGACCGCCACACGATCGCGGCGGTCTGGGGCGTCGAGAGCGATTTCGGCAAGGCGCGAGGCAAGATGCCGCTGGTCCAGGCGCTCTCGACCGGCGCCTGCCTGGCGCCGCGCCGCAACGCCTTCTTCAAGGGCGAATTGATCGCCACCCTGCAGATCATCCAGCGGGGCGATGTCCGCCCCGAGCGGCTGTTCGGCTCCTGGGCCGGCGCCTTCGGCCACACCCAGTTCATCCCCTCGACCTATCTACGGCTCGCCGTCGACGGCGATGGCGACGGCCGGCGCGACCTCGTCGATTCGATCCCTGACGCGCTGCATTCGACCGCGAATTTCATGGCCAAGGCCGGCTGGGTCACCGGCGCCACCTGGGGCTATGAGGTCCGCGTTCCCGGCGGCTATTCCGGCCCGACCGGGCGCAATCCCAAGCAGCCGGTCTCGTCCTGGGCGGCGCGCGGCATCGTCAAGTTCGACGGCTCGGCACTTTCCGGCTCCGGCAATGCCGGCCTCTTGATGCCGGCCGGCCGCAACGGCCCGGCTTTCCTGGTCTTCAAGAACTACGACGCCGCCTACAGCTATAACGGCGCGGATTCCTATGCCCTCGCGATCTCGCTGCTCTCCGACCGCCTGCGCGGCCGGCCTGGCGTGCAGGGCGACTGGCCGACCGACGATCTGCCGCTGTCGCGCGAGCAGCGTCGCGAATTGCAGCGCCTGCTGACCCAGCGCGGCTACAATGTCGGCGAGCCTGACGGTGCCGTCGGCGCGCTGACGCGGGCGGCGATCAAGGAGATCGAGGCCAAGATCGGCATGCCGCAGACCGGTCG